One Vallitalea pronyensis genomic region harbors:
- a CDS encoding helix-turn-helix domain-containing protein — protein MHNAIYQKGYLQTSYARETAFPLSLYNCAVREGHPLHPHYHDNFEIIYVKEGKVNIRIGNDTYYSEGENIFFVNMFQVHYVESADGHVGKFYAIVFDKKMLDSINMNDYYITYIQPFLAGEKRLLSRVPSNSQLFHKLAESLDLIMYEYSTKGKAYEVYIKTEIERIFATMVRYSDHFDSEEKHTFSSVNKKMMDDMWSYIQNNYQHDISLDDMAQALNMNKHYFCRVIKKLTGKPFTQLLNIHRVYQAERLLTETDIPVSHISDMSGFSNQSYFNRMYLKYTGNTPTATRKSMKNMDGEPSTRILNN, from the coding sequence ATGCATAATGCCATATATCAGAAAGGATATTTACAAACCAGTTATGCGCGAGAGACAGCTTTCCCCTTGTCTCTATACAACTGTGCAGTTAGAGAGGGCCATCCTCTGCATCCTCATTATCATGATAATTTTGAAATTATCTATGTGAAGGAAGGTAAGGTTAATATTCGAATTGGAAACGATACTTACTATTCAGAAGGTGAGAATATTTTCTTTGTCAACATGTTTCAAGTTCATTATGTGGAGTCAGCTGATGGCCATGTAGGGAAATTCTATGCCATCGTTTTTGATAAAAAAATGCTGGATAGTATCAACATGAATGACTATTATATAACCTATATACAACCCTTTCTAGCTGGTGAAAAAAGATTGCTTTCTAGGGTACCCTCCAACAGTCAATTGTTTCATAAGTTAGCAGAGTCTTTAGACCTGATTATGTACGAATACAGTACCAAAGGAAAAGCCTATGAGGTTTACATAAAAACGGAGATAGAACGGATTTTTGCTACCATGGTAAGGTACAGTGACCATTTTGATTCAGAAGAAAAGCATACCTTTTCAAGTGTTAACAAAAAAATGATGGACGACATGTGGTCTTATATCCAAAACAATTATCAACATGACATTTCATTGGATGACATGGCACAGGCTCTTAATATGAATAAGCATTATTTTTGCAGGGTTATTAAAAAACTCACAGGGAAACCCTTTACCCAGTTGCTGAATATACATCGCGTATATCAAGCGGAACGCTTATTAACGGAAACGGATATTCCTGTCAGTCACATATCCGACATGAGCGGTTTTTCTAATCAGAGCTATTTTAACCGGATGTACTTAAAATATACTGGGAATACACCTACTGCAACAAGAAAAAGTATGAAAAATATGGATGGAGAACCTTCTACAAGAATCCTAAATAATTGA